A segment of the Frankineae bacterium MT45 genome:
ACGCCCCGCTCAGCCATCAGCAGGAAGGAGAGGAAGGCCAGGATGAGGATCGAGCCCTGGATAAAGAGCCCCGCCCCGTCGACCGAGATGGCGCCGGCGACGGTCGAGAGCTCCACGTTGTGCAGCAGCGCCACCGTGACCAGAGCGGCCAGCAGACCGAGCAGACTCACTCCCAGTTGCAGATTGAAGCGATCCTTGCGCGGGATGACGGCCTCGACCAGGACGCCGACGCAGGCGGTGATCAGCACGATGAGAATCGGCGCCAGCGCGTGGTAGGCGATCGACGGCGCGTGCAGCGCCGGCGTGTCACTGGCGGCCAGTAAGTAGTGCGAAGTCACTTGACTCCTCCGTGGACGGACGCGGGAAGTGGATCAGTGACGCCGACGTCATGCAACGTCGCTTGCACTGCAGGGTTGATCACGTCGAGCACGGGTTTCGGGTACACGCCCAGGAAGATGATCAATGCCAGCAGCGGCGCCACTGCGCAGATCTCGCGCTTGTCGAGGTCTTTGAACTTCTTCACCTTGTCGATGACCGGCCCCTGCATGGTGCGCTGGTACAGGTAGAGCACGTAGATCGCGGCGAGCACGATCCCCAGGGTCGCGAGGATCGCGATGGCCTTGTGCCGGGTGAAGGTACCGACGAGCACCAGGAATTCACTGATGAAGGTGCTCATGCCGGGGAGGGCGATGGCGGAGAGGCCGGCGAGCAGGAAGGCGCCACCCAACCGCGGGGTGATCTTCGCCGTCCCGGCGTAGTCGGCGATCTGGCGGCTCTTGCCGCGGGCGATCAGCATGCCGATGACGATGAAGAGGACACCGGTGGAGAAGCCGTGGTTGACCATGTAGAAGACGGCGCCGGTGCCACCCTGGGTGGTGAAGGCGAAGATTCCGATCCCGATGTAGCCGAAGTGGGCGATCGAGGTGTACGAGATAAGCCGCTTCATGTCCCGCTGGCCGATCGCCACGAAGGCGGCGTAGAGGATCCCGACCACCGACAGGACGAGCACGGTCGGCGCGAACCACTTGGAGGCCGCCGGGAAGAGCGGCAGGCAGTAGCGCAGGAAGCCGAAGGTACCGACCTTGTCGAGGACACCGACCAGGATGGCGGCGCCGCCGGATGGGGCCTCGGAACCGGCATCAGGCAGCCAGGTGTGGAAAGGCACCAGCGGTGCCTTGATCGCGAAGGCGATGAAGAAGCCGAGGAAGAGCCACTTCTGCGTCGCGTTGTCGGGGATCGTCCCGATCAGCTCGCTGAAGGCGAAGGTGCTCTTGCCGCTCGTGATGTAGAGCCCGATCACCGAGGCGAGCATGAGCAGGCCGCCGACGAGCGAATACAGGAAGAACTTCATCGCCGCGTACTGACGGCGCGGGCCGCCGAAGAATCCGATGATGAAGTACATCGGAACCAGCATCGCCTCGAAGAAGACGTAGAAGAGGAAGACGTCGGTGACGACGAAGACACCGATCATGAAGAATTCCAGCAGCAGCAAGAGCCCGAAGAAGGTCTTGACGCTCCGCGGCTTCTCGTCGGCCTCCTCGTACCCCTCGACGCTGTCGAAGGACTTCCAGGACGCCAGGATCACACACGGCACGAGGATCACCGACATGCCAACGAGGACGAAGGCGATGCCGTCCACCCCGAAGGCGAAGTGCACACCGAGCGACTTGATCCAGTTCCAGCTTCCCTGGAACTGGAAGCGGGGGGCGGTC
Coding sequences within it:
- a CDS encoding NADH dehydrogenase subunit M produces the protein MHNVALVVLILIPLLGSIAVFSLPAAQNEAAKVTALGVSLITVVYTGVLAIAYDTSPTAPRFQFQGSWNWIKSLGVHFAFGVDGIAFVLVGMSVILVPCVILASWKSFDSVEGYEEADEKPRSVKTFFGLLLLLEFFMIGVFVVTDVFLFYVFFEAMLVPMYFIIGFFGGPRRQYAAMKFFLYSLVGGLLMLASVIGLYITSGKSTFAFSELIGTIPDNATQKWLFLGFFIAFAIKAPLVPFHTWLPDAGSEAPSGGAAILVGVLDKVGTFGFLRYCLPLFPAASKWFAPTVLVLSVVGILYAAFVAIGQRDMKRLISYTSIAHFGYIGIGIFAFTTQGGTGAVFYMVNHGFSTGVLFIVIGMLIARGKSRQIADYAGTAKITPRLGGAFLLAGLSAIALPGMSTFISEFLVLVGTFTRHKAIAILATLGIVLAAIYVLYLYQRTMQGPVIDKVKKFKDLDKREICAVAPLLALIIFLGVYPKPVLDVINPAVQATLHDVGVTDPLPASVHGGVK